A single genomic interval of Penicillium psychrofluorescens genome assembly, chromosome: 2 harbors:
- a CDS encoding uncharacterized protein (ID:PFLUO_002411-T1.cds;~source:funannotate), with protein sequence MTNTKPKDGSDGQIPEAEEDLYKILGVESTATPEAIKSAYKKNALKHHPDKASENTRDAAHAKFQQIALAYSVLSDERRRKVYDRTGSTDEVFGEDGDFDWLDFYREQLSAMLDTRAIDDFRKKYKGSDEETKDILAAYDTHEGDMDGVYDSVMLSNVLDDDARFRAIIDHAIADGEVEDYPRYSQETEKRKEQRVKRARKEAKEAEKLAKEVEENKKKKKAAASKKGPAAGDDDLLAMITKRQQQRGQGFLAHLEEKYAAPKNAKKRGPADEPSEEAFAAVGARKKSVKRK encoded by the exons atgaCCAACACCAAGCCCAAAGATGGCTCGGATGGGCAAATTcccgaggcggaggaagaccTCTACAAGATCTTGGGCGTGGAATCCACAGCCACCCCCGAGGCCATCAAATCCGCCTACAAAAAGAACGCCCTAAAACACCATCCCG ACAAGGCCAGCGAAAACACCCGCGACGCAGCACACGCTAAATTCCAACAGATCGCGCTCGCCTACAGCGTCCTCTCCGACGAGCGCCGACGCAAAGTGTATGACCGCACCGGCAGCACAGACGAGGTCtttggcgaagatggcgacTTCGACTGGTTGGATTTCTATCGCGAGCAGCTATCGGCGATGCTGGACACGCGCGCAATCGACGATTTTCGAAAGAAATACAAGGGCTCGGACGAGGAGACGAAAGATATTTTGGCGGCCTACGACACGCACGAGGGCGATATGGACGGCGTTTATGACTCGGTCATGCTGTCGAATGTgcttgatgacgatgctCGCTTCCGGGCTATCATCGACCATGCCATTGCTGATGGGGAAGTGGAGGATTATCCGCGCTACTCCCAGGAAAccgagaagaggaaagagcaGCGCGTGAAGCGCGCAAGAAAAGAGGCCAAAGAGGCAGAGAAACTGGCGAAAGAGGTTGAGGagaataagaagaagaagaaagccgcTGCGTCGAAGAAAGGTCCCGCGGCCGGGGATGATGATTTGTTAGCGATGATCACCaagcgacagcagcagcgcggGCAGGGATTCCTGGCGCACCTGGAGGAGAAGTACGCCGCGCCCAAGAATGCAAAGAAGCGTGGACCGGCGGATGAGCCGTCTGAGGAGGCATttgcggcggtgggcgcgCGGAAGAAATCTGTCAAGAGGAAATGA
- a CDS encoding uncharacterized protein (ID:PFLUO_002406-T1.cds;~source:funannotate): MPKRVLIAYCIDVDACANWLNTKTGSHANASDVSRGVFGANVGTDRLLKFFDQQGIKATWFMPSHSILSFPTQMAKVRDAGHEIGLHGYTHEYVSHLTEAQERKVMAKSIEVYKEFTGKHPRGWAAPAWEVSPRSMSILEEFGLEYDHSMMHHDCQPYYVADMGDTVIHTDYSKDPDEWMVPMKEQVPTKIVELPASWFIDDWPPMQFSHRSPSSNGFVNPEDVERQWRDQFSFFYREYDTFIFPISGHPQVSGRSNVLLMQERFIEWLKTHEGVEFMTLEQICDEYKSGKIAGASVTAGV; encoded by the exons ATGCCGAAAAGAGTTCTGATTGCGTACTGCATTGACGTCGACGCCTGCGCGAATTG GCTTAACACAAAGACTGGTTCGCATGCGAATGCCAGTGATGTTTCGCGCGGTGTGTTCGGAGCCAACGTCGGTACCGACCGGCTGCTCAAGTTCTTCGATCAGCAAGGCATCAAAGCGACCTGGTTCATGCCCTCGCATAGcatcctctccttccccacACAAATGGCCAAGGTGCGCGATGCTGGACACGAGATCGGACTGCATGGATACACGCACGAGTACGTTTCGCATCTGACCGAGGCGCAGGAGCGCAAGGTTATGGCGAAGAGCATCGAAGTCTACAAGGAGTTCACCGGCAAACACCCCCGAGGCTGGGCCGCTCCTGCCTGGGAGGTCTCCCCACGCAGTATGAGCATCCTTGAGGAGTTTGGTTTGGAATACGATCACTCCATGATGCATCATGACTGCCAGCCCTACTATGTGGCCGACATGGGAGACACGGTCATTCACACGGACTACTCCAAAGATCCAGACGAGTGGATGGTGCCCATGAAGGAGCAGGTGCCGACCAAGATTGTTGAACTGCCTGCTTCGTGGTTTATCGACGATTGGCCCCCGATGCAGTTTTCCCATCGTAGCCCGAGCTCTAACGGGTTCGTCAACCCCGAGGATGTGGAAAGGCAGTGGCGAGACCAATTCAGCTTCTTCTATCGCGAATATGACACCTTCATATTCCCTATAAGTGGGCACCCGCAGGTCAGCGGTCGGTCCAATGTGCTTCTCATGCAAGAACGATTCATTGAGTGGCTCAAGACCCACGAGGGAGTCGAGTTTATGACACTGGAGCAGATTTGTGACGAGTACAAATCCGGGAAGATTGCTGGAGCGTCAGTGACTGCTGGTGTTTAG
- a CDS encoding uncharacterized protein (ID:PFLUO_002408-T1.cds;~source:funannotate) produces MESSKYKTKPWKPAPPRPYVFCNANLVDPVSGRVHSGVCVHVADGLIQYVGQAKEPDNSDAAVIDLEGKYLCPGLTDSHVHLAAVPGESDWRDIRQIDTVTSTLRQGYVCESMLHRGFTTVRDCGGATLSLKESIADGLIHGPRLFIAGRYLSQTGGHGDMRGSHQASVPQCCGHATAMSGIIADGVPACLQGARDTLRTGSDFIKIMGSGGVASPTDQVEHVQFTDEEIRAITSVARNANTYVTCHAYTPASIQQAIRNGVMGIEHGNLIDEETAALMAEKGVYLTPTLVTYSTMAKYAEDGFLPPESAKKNDQVLERGLKSLRLAADAGVTMCFGTDLLGHLVQAQSLEFGLRAQVLSPLEVLRSATVNPARMMRQETFLGQIKEGFAADLLVLNANPLEDIKILEKPETHILAVMKEGRVYMSRWSQLMPDVKQKTELLE; encoded by the coding sequence ATGGAATCTTCAAAATACAAGACCAAGCCATGGAAACCCGCCCCGCCTCGTCCGTATGTGTTTTGCAATGCGAACCTCGTTGACCCCGTAAGTGGACGGGTGCATTCCGGGGTCTGCGTACATGTTGCGGACGGTCTAATCCAATATGTCGGACAAGCCAAAGAGCCCGACAACAGCGACGCGGCTGTGATAGACCTAGAAGGGAAATATCTCTGTCCCGGTCTAACAGATAGCCATGTCCACCTAGCCGCCGTGCCAGGCGAAAGCGACTGGCGTGACATCCGCCAAATCGACACAGTGACCTCGACGCTGCGCCAGGGCTACGTGTGCGAGTCCATGCTGCATCGAGGCTTCACCACGGTCCGCGACTGCGGCGGCGCGACACTCTCCCTGAAAGAATCCATCGCGGACGGACTGATCCACGGACCCCGCCTTTTCATTGCGGGCCGGTATCTGAGCCAGACGGGGGGCCATGGCGATATGCGCGGCAGCCACCAGGCAAGTGTCCCGCAATGCTGCGGCCATGCAACCGCGATGTCGGGGATCATCGCCGACGGCGTGCCGGCTTGTCTACAAGGGGCGCGCGACACACTACGCACAGGCTCGGACTTTATCAAGATCATGGGCAGTGGCGGCGTTGCCAGTCCGACTGATCAGGTTGAGCATGTCCAGTtcaccgacgaggagatccgGGCGATCACCAGCGTCGCGCGCAATGCCAACACCTACGTGACCTGCCATGCGTACACGCCGGCATCTATCCAGCAGGCGATCCGCAATGGAGTCATGGGCATCGAGCACGGGAACCTgatcgacgaggagaccGCGGCGCTGATGGCAGAGAAAGGCGTTTATCTGACTCCCACCTTGGTGACGTATTCGACAATGGCCAAGTATGCCGAGGATGGATTCTTGCCGCCGGagtcggcgaagaagaacgacCAGGTACTGGAGCGGGGACTTAAATCTCTGCGGCTGGCTGCAGATGCTGGTGTGACGATGTGCTTTGGGACTGacctgctgggccatctgGTGCAAGCACAGTCATTGGAGTTCGGGCTTCGGGCTCAGGTCCTCTCGCCGTTGGAAGTTTTGCGTAGTGCTACAGTCAACCCGGCTCGGATGATGAGACAGGAGACATTCCTGGGTCAGATCAAGGAAGGCTTTGCGGCTGATTTGCTCGTGCTCAATGCGAATCCCCTGGAAGATATCAAGATTCTGGAGAAGCCGGAGACGCATATTTTGGCGGTGATGAAGGAGGGTCGGGTGTATATGAGCCGATGGTCCCAGTTGATGCCCGATGTGAAGCAGAAGACTGAGCTGTTGGAATAA
- a CDS encoding uncharacterized protein (ID:PFLUO_002410-T1.cds;~source:funannotate), with amino-acid sequence MASAPSSPERSRLQTEDAPRRSLDQLPNEPDRPSTTGRLLLDENSTSNTQPTLDPPTPKKRKDKAHGRGAMAAVMFGLESKFLPKSFTRGRDSSRESSRRGSSLDSRSDSSNSRPMSPGARFLNVGSSKPSTDRSKLMEEAHNKSDEALAKHTNVLPDYVKPSEHEESGERLAKDVFDREKNMIESSEEEDEGSSSDEEHISDSSSLHADQKGGPGGPDLSAITQSDFETTKDDKAPTSPQEDPKSPEKPTDEKKPRKSALKATVHPQTSFDIQTPNTQSAVNTPYGSDDEDEMVDIKRAQKLGISMSAIDNLVPNRSIRTIVRGDFNGLQEEADHGRLRQRKYLVATDLSEESVHALEWTIGTILRDGDTMFALYVLHEDSNMSSGQVGEGAKAIRDATAVVRTQTREATQNAGASRTILGRLGPGSTPRGSVDIRTSSPKAEAERVKAVEQVSNTCVKLLRKTLLQVRIAVEVIHCKNPKLLITEAVDELEPALVIVGARGQSALKGVLLGSFSNYLLSNSSVPVMVARRKLKRPHSKGRNKTNVRLSNNLTTPKSLIHAKVD; translated from the exons atggcgTCTGCTCCAAGCTCCCCAGAGCGCTCCAGGCTCCAGACCGAGGATGCGCCGCGGCGATCCTTGGATCAGCTGCCCAATGAACCCGACCGTCCTTCAACCACGGGCCGTTTGCTTCTGGACGAAAATTCAACGTCAAACACGCAACCGACACTGGATCCGCCGACTCCTAAGAAACGAAAAGACAAAGCTCACGGCCGTGgcgccatggctgctgtGATGTTCGGCTTGGAATCAAAGTTCTTACCGAAGAGCTTCACCCGTGGGCGGGATTCGAGCCGGGAGTCGTCGAGACGCGGCTCGTCGCTGGACTCCAGGTCAGACTCGTCTAATTCTCGTCCAATGTCTCCCGGTGCCCGGTTTCTCAACGTGGGCTCGTCAAAACCCAGCACAGATCGAAGCAAGCTCATGGAAGAAGCGCACAATAAGTCGGACGAGGCTTTGGCTAAACATACTAACGTGCTGCCTGACTATGTGAAACCCTCCGAGCACGAGGAGTCTGGCGAGCGCTTGGCTAAGGATGTGTTTGATCGCGAGAAAAATATGATCGAaagcagcgaagaagaggatgagggaAGCTCGAGCGACGAGGAACACATCTCCGACAGTTCATCACTGCATGCAGATCAAAAGGGAGGTCCTGGCGGTCCTGACCTCAGTGCTATCACCCAGAGCGACTTTGAAACCACCAAGGACGACAAAGCGCCTACTTCCCCTCAAGAAGACC CAAAATCACCCGAGAAGCCGACtgacgagaagaagccccGGAAATCGGCGTTGAAAGCCACGGTTCATCCGCAGACCAGCTTTGATATTCAGACTCCGAATACGCAATCGGCAGTCAACACCCCTTACGGCtcagatgatgaagacgagatgGTAGACATCAAGCGAGCTCAGAAGCTCGGCATTTCCATGTCCGCGATTGACAATCTCGTGCCCAACCGATCGATCCGCACGATCGTCCGTGGAGATTTTAATGGTCTGCAAGAGGAAGCCGATCATGGCCGCCTCCGCCAACGCAAGTACTTAGTCGCCACCGACCTGAGCGAGGAGTCCGTGCACGCACTGGAATGGACAATCGGGACCATTCTTCGCGACGGTGATACCATGTTTGCTCTCTACGTTTTGCATGAGGACTCCAACATGTCTTCGGGCCAAGTCGGTGAAGGTGCGAAAGCGATTCGGGACGCGACCGCTGTGGTGCGTACCCAGACGAGAGAAGCGACTCAGAACGCGGGCGCGTCCCGCACAATTCTGGGTCGTCTAGGCCCAGGATCCACTCCGAGAGGTTCAGTTGACATACGCACCTCCTCGCCCAAAGCGGAGGCAGAGCGGGTCAAGGCTGTTGAGCAAGTGTCCAACACGTGCGTGAAGCTGTTGAGGAAGACTCTCCTGCAGGTTCGCATTGCGGTGGAGGTTATCCACTGCAAGAACCCTAAGCTTTTGATTACTGAGGCC GTTGATGAACTAGAGCCCGCCCTCGTCATTGTCGGTGCTCGAGGCCAGAGTGCTTTGAAGGG TGTCCTTCTCGGTTCGTTCTCGAACTACCTGCTCTCCAACTCTTCGGTGCCCGTCATGGTCGCACGTCGGAAGCTTAAACGACCCCATTCCAAGGGCCGGAACAAGACCAACGTGCGCCTATCCAATAACCTCACGACCCCGAAGAGTCTCATCCATGCCAAGGTGGACTGA
- a CDS encoding uncharacterized protein (ID:PFLUO_002407-T1.cds;~source:funannotate), with protein sequence MSTNPNPKDSIKSTWRRWDKSEWNLSHKMLNKVNAYHVDLDREVPVHPKTDKVPYVSDLSMHRWIIIHGVTPLLLHQLYVYFTGSNVGPIIAYFYYYYAARVFMTRELRGLREMGHTYGFLDGDQHERDGVPDVGVTKALMSVMLGGIIRPLMITYLTYNANLTPASMNWRWLPVEISLYGIVLDFWFYWYHRIMHDVDGLWKYHRTHHLTKHPNPLLSIYADSEQEFFDIAGIPLMTYFTLKLTGLPMGFYEWHICNLYLLFSEAAGHSGVRIHATPPNPLSWLMRMFNAELVIEDHDLHHRKGWRKSHNYGKQTRIWDRVFGTCTDRIEGVASNVDYDNMVIMPVF encoded by the coding sequence ATGAGCACCAATCCGAATCCGAAAGACTCGATCAAATCCACCTGGCGCCGGTGGGACAAGAGTGAATGGAATCTATCGCACAAAATGCTCAACAAGGTCAACGCCTACCACGTCGACCTTGACAGGGAGGTCCCTGTTCACCCTAAGACAGACAAGGTGCCCTATGTCTCAGACTTGTCCATGCATCGCtggatcatcatccacgGCGTCACTCCACTTCTTCTACATCAGCTCTACGTATATTTCACGGGGAGCAATGTCGGGCCCATCATCGCCTACTTCTACTATTACTACGCTGCCAGGGTGTTTATGACTCGCGAACTACGTGGACTCCGCGAAATGGGCCACACCTATGGATTCCTTGACGGTGATCAGCATGAACGGGATGGCGTACCTGATGTGGGCGTTACCAAGGCCCTGATGTCAGTGATGTTGGGAGGTATCATCCGTCCACTCATGATTACATATCTCACCTACAACGCAAACCTGACACCTGCCTCAATGAATTGGCGATGGCTTCCAGTGGAAATCAGCCTCTATGGCATTGTCCTCGACTTTTGGTTTTACTGGTATCATCGTATCATGCACGACGTCGACGGCCTCTGGAAATATCATCGTACACACCACCTAACCAAGCACCCCAACCCGCTTCTCTCAATCTACGCCGACTCCGAACAAGAGTTCTTTGATATCGCAGGGATTCCTCTCATGACGTACTTCACTCTGAAACTCACGGGTCTCCCGATGGGGTTCTACGAGTGGCACATCTGCAACCTTTACCTTCTCTTCTCAGAAGCGGCCGGTCACAGTGGTGTCCGTATACATGCAACGCCACCAAACCCACTAAGTTGGCTGATGAGGATGTTCAACGCCGAGCTGGTCATTGAAGAtcatgatcttcatcatcggaaagggtggaggaagagccatAACTATGGCAAACAGACGCGCATTTGGGATCGTGTGTTCGGCACATGCACTGACCGGATTGAGGGTGTGGCTTCGAACGTTGACTATGATAATATGGTCATAATGCCAGTTTTCTAG
- a CDS encoding uncharacterized protein (ID:PFLUO_002409-T1.cds;~source:funannotate), protein MADFVDPRMTSIKPRIRYNTIGGINGPLVVLDNVKFPRFNEIVSLTLPDGTERSGQVLEARGNRAVVQVFEGTSGIDVKKTKVEFTGHSLKLGVSEDMLGRVFDGSGRAIDKGPKVLAEDYLDINGQPINPYSRVYPEEMISTGISAIDTMNSIARGQKIPIFSAAGLPHNEIAAQICRQASLVNRPTKDVHDGHDDNFSIVFAAMGVNMETSRFFTRDFEENGSMERVTLFLNLANDPTIERIITPRLALTTAEYYAYQLEKHVLVIMTDLSAYCDALREVSAAREEVPGRRGYPGYMYTDLSTIYERAGRVQGRNGSITQIPILTMPNDDITHPIPDLTGYITEGQIFIDRQLYNKGVYPPINVLPSLSRLMKSAIGEGRTRKDHSDVSNQLYAKYAIGRDAAAMKAVVGEEALSSEDKLSLEFLDKFERTFISQSPYESRTIYESLDIAWNLLRIYPKELLNRVPKRVLDEFYARSARKLPSKDTRDNSGEQQQSSAQQNANLIDA, encoded by the exons atggccgacttTGTCGATCCTCGGATGACCTCCATCAAGCCTCGCATCCGCTACAACACTATCGGAGGCATCAACGGTCCGCTAGTCGTCTTGGACAAT GTCAAATTCCCTCGTTTCAACGAAATCGTCTCCCTGACTCTCCCGGACGGTACGGAGCGGTCGGGTCAGGTTCTGGAGGCTAGAG GAAACAGAGCTGTCGTGCAG GTGTTCGAGGGTACTTCTGGTATTGATGTGAAGAAG ACCAAAGTCGAGTTTACCGGCCACAGCTTGAAGCTGGGTGTGTCCGAGGACATGCTGGGTCGAGTCTTCGACGGGTCGGGACGTGCCATCGACAAGGGCCCCAAGGTGCTGGCGGAGGACTACCTGGATATCAACGGCCAGCCCATTAACCCCTACTCTCGA GTCTACCCCGAGGAAATGATTTCCACCGGTATCTCCGCCATCGACACCATGAACTCCATTGCCCGTGGACAAAAGATCCCTATTTTCTCCGCCGCCGGTCTCCCCCACAACGAAATCGCCGCTCAGATCTGTCGTCAAGCCAGTCTGGTCAATCGGCCAACCAAGGACGTGCACGACGGACACGACGATAACTTCTCGATCGTCTTCGCTGCTATGGGTGTCAACATGGAAACCAGTCGATTCTTCACGCGCGACTTTGAAGAGAACGGCAGTATGGAGCGTGTCACTCTGTTCCTCAACTTGGCCAACGACCCTACCATCGAACGTATCATTACTCCTCGTCTGGCCTTGACAACTGCCGAGTACTACGCCTACCAGCTTGAGAAACACGTTCTGGTCATCATGACGGATTTGTCTGCCTATTGTGATGCTCTGCGTGAGGTGTCCGCCGCCCGAGAAGAAGTGCCCGGTCGTCGTGGCTACCCCGGTTACATGTACACGGATTTGTCGACCATTTACGAGCGTGCAGGACGTGTCCAGGGCCGTAATGGATCGATCACTCAGATTCCTATTCTGACCATGCCTAACGATG ATATCACGCATCCCATCCCTGACCTTACAGGTTATATTACCGAGGGCCAGATCTTCATTGACCGTCAGCTCTACAACAAGGGTGTTTACCCACCGATCAACGTCCTGCCGTCGCTATCACGTCTCATGAAatctgccattggcgagggTCGCACCCGCAAGGACCACTCCGATGTGTCCAACCAGCTGTATGCGAAGTACGCCATTGGTCGTGATGCTG CTGCCATGAAAGCTGTCGTCGGTGAGGAGGCCTTATCCTCCGAAGACAAGCTGTCACTCGAATTCCTCGACAAATTCGAGCGCACTTTCATCAGCCAGTCTCCCTATGAATCCCGGACCATCTACGAGTCGCTCGATATCGCCTGGAACCTGCTCCGCATTTACCCCAAGGAACTGCTCAACCGTGTCCCCAAGCGTGTGCTGGATGAGTTCTATGCTCGCTCGGCTCGGAAGCTCCCCAGCAAGGATACCCGGGATAACTCGggtgagcagcagcagtcaTCGGCGCAGCAGAACGCCAACCTCATTGATGCGTGA
- a CDS encoding uncharacterized protein (ID:PFLUO_002404-T1.cds;~source:funannotate), which produces MPSELNIVVAGGGLGIGFQTVTYLLQHTAAKLVVLDVDISKLTVLQREYPDRLWAIAGDITKGGDREKFKELALKRLQTITSLVITAGVIGEIERIASFSPDRLVKTFNINVIGPILLVSSNTSRRVEFAETKQCQSLLGELRKTKGRAIILSSAVDKDIKYAGWAQYCVSKAALTRAIELLAHEEPTVNVRGVYPGLTRTDMPADIIAGKYKGTMYDFEVEKFRNWDVKGEIEPPEWCANAVAQLAAGVIEGLPSGNVDYYYKHVPRCKDDWPKARL; this is translated from the coding sequence ATGCCCAGCGAGCTGAACATTGTCGTGGCCGGTGGCGGTCTTGGAATCGGCTTCCAGACCGTGACATATCTTTTGCAGCACACAGCGGCTAAGTTAGTCGTCTTAGACGTCGATATCTCGAAATTGACTGTGCTACAACGGGAGTACCCAGATCGGCTGTGGGCCATCGCCGGCGATATCACCAAGGGAGGAGACCGGGAGAAGTTTAAAGAGCTTGCTCTCAAGAGGTTACAGACGATCACCTCGctggtcatcaccgccggTGTGATTGGCGAGATCGAGCGGATCGCAAGCTTCAGCCCTGATCGCCTCGTTAAGACCTTTAATATTAATGTGATCGGTCCTATCTTGCTGGTGAGTAGCAATACCTCGCGTCGTGTGGAATTCGCTGAGACCAAACAGTGCCAATCCCTACTGGGAGAGCTCCGGAAAACAAAGGGACGAGCTATCATTTTGTCCTCGGCTGTGGATAAGGACATCAAATACGCTGGCTGGGCCCAATACTGCGTATCCAAAGCAGCATTGACTCGAGCCATCGAGCTCCTGGCGCATGAGGAGCCCACGGTCAACGTACGGGGCGTGTATCCGGGATTGACCCGGACCGACATGCCGGCGGATATCATTGCGGGGAAATACAAGGGGACCATGTACGACTTTGAAGTCGAGAAGTTTCGCAATTGGGATGTGAAGGGAGAGATCGAGCCTCCGGAATGGTGTGCGAATGCCGTGGCACAGTTGGCGGCAGGAGTCATTGAGGGACTCCCTAGTGGAAATGTGGACTACTATTATAAACATGTTCCTCGCTGTAAGGATGATTGGCCGAAGGCCCGTTTGTGA
- a CDS encoding uncharacterized protein (ID:PFLUO_002405-T1.cds;~source:funannotate), which translates to MVVNPQQGDAAIEDEVPGTVYLIDEQETVEGVKRDGDVVLHPTPSDDPQDPLNWSRKRKWVNSITLQFYTFIIGAGSATGYSTYPYIIANTGIPLATLNSAVGVLFLMFGWGTLLWCPIGLQYGRRGVYIISCIGCTNMDWKWCFYFPAIFTGLTAILLFFVLDESMYDRALMRENAERRAAEARTNVPDASTGVPTLTVDVIKNFEASSTDEPATLKYEQLTWWQRRRLFTVVPNKKNIILPMMIRSLKLAYEFPIIAMSGFQNGLFLMMFTILNGTWTTIFGGSPYNFTGGTVGLMYIGPFIGSLIGGLYSGRFADWYHNWAARRNGGVREPEQRLVLYIMATVTLTVGNLLYGVGSANGIHWIGVVIGGGIVCIAGVVCGASPIAYISDSYRDLTGEGMITMTIIRDTMGFAASYAITPWVEAEGIQNTFLTVAMLAFGLSLTYFPFIWFGKAERRRTAAKYYAYAASATASH; encoded by the exons ATGGTCGTAAACCCACAGCAAGGCGATGCTGCCATTGAAGACGAGGTGCCTGGTACTGTCTACTTGATCGATGAGCAGGAGACCGTGGAAGGTGTCAAACGTGATGGCGATGTTGTCCTGCATCCAACACCCAGCGACGACCCCCAGGACCCGCTGAATTGGTccagaaaaaggaaatgggTCAACTCCATCACTCTGCAGTT CTACACTTTCATTATCGGGGCAGGCTCTGCGACAGGTTATTCCACGTATCCCTATATCATTGCCAATACGGGAATTCCGCTGGCGACGCTGAACAGCGCCGTTGGTGTTCTCTTCCTCATGTTTGGCTGGGGAACTCTGCTGTGGTGCCCAATAGGACTTCAGTATGGCCGTCGCGGTGTCTACATTATCTCCTGTATTGGCTGCACG AACATGGACTGGAAATGGTGCTTCTACTTCCCTGCGATATTTACCGGGTTAACCGCcatccttcttttctttgttctggACGAATCCATGTACGACCGTGCCTTGATGCGAGAAAATGCAGAGCGTCGAGCCGCGGAGGCCAGAACCAATGTTCCAGATGCGAGCACGGGAGTTCCAACCTTGACTGTCGACGTGATCAAAAATTTTGAAGCCTCATCGACTGACGAACCGGCCACGCTGAAATATGAGCAACTGACCTGGTGGCAACGGCGACGACTCTTCACGGTAGTGCCCAATAAGAAGAATATCATCCTACCTATGATGATCCGTTCGCTGAAACTGGCGTACGAGttccccatcatcgccatgaGTGGCTTTCAGAACGGTCTCTTCCTGATGATGTTTACCATCCTCAATGGCACCTGGACCACCATCTTCGGAGGCAGTCCTTACAACTTCACCGGCGGCACGGTTGGGCTGATGTATATTGGCCCCTTTATTGGCAGCCTTATTGGAGGTCTCTATTCTGGTCGCTTCGCAGACTGGTACCACAACTGGGCAGCGCGACGCAATGGAGGAGTGCGCGAGCCCGAGCAGCGCCTGGTTCTGTATATCATGGCAACCGTGACGCTCACGGTGGGCAACCTTCTGTACGGTGTTGGCAGCGCCAATGGAATCCATTGGATTGGTGTAGTTATTGGAGGAGGTATAGTCTGCATCGCCGGGGTTGTGTGCGGTGCCTCTCCTATCGCATACATCAGCGACAGTTACAGAGACCTCACCGGAGAGGGCATGATAACCATGACCATTATTCGTGACACAATGGGTTTTGCTGCCTCCTACGCTATCACTCCTTGGGTAGAAGCCGAGGGTATACAAAATACTTTCCTTACCGTTGCGATGCTGGCATTTGGGTTGTCGCTCACATATTTCCCTTTCATTTGGTTCGGAAAGGCGGAGAGGCGACGGACGGCTGCCAAGTACTACGCATATGCTGCTTCAGCCACTGCATCGCACTGA